The following proteins come from a genomic window of Bacteroidia bacterium:
- a CDS encoding HAD family hydrolase, translating to MNSQKLYQFMNRFLILDRDGILNKDIGFIHEPDKILIPEGIVECLLYFSKISYRFVVVTNQSGVARGLFNLAQLQNFHHHLQKMYFGKGIWIEDFFYCPHLPQITGECLCRKPKSLLVEKAIAKYKIDTSKSYMIGDNPRDVTAGKKAGLATILIHQEPHSDADYHFQTILEWYEAIKSWNF from the coding sequence GTGAATTCACAAAAGTTATACCAATTTATGAATCGTTTTCTTATTCTTGACCGAGATGGTATTCTGAACAAGGATATAGGTTTTATTCACGAACCTGACAAGATTCTTATACCCGAAGGTATTGTAGAGTGCCTTCTATATTTTAGTAAAATCAGCTATAGGTTCGTAGTAGTTACTAACCAAAGTGGTGTAGCTAGGGGATTATTCAACTTAGCACAATTGCAAAATTTTCATCACCATTTGCAAAAAATGTATTTTGGGAAAGGTATTTGGATTGAGGACTTTTTTTATTGCCCGCACTTACCCCAAATTACAGGTGAATGTTTGTGCCGAAAACCGAAATCTTTGTTAGTAGAAAAAGCTATAGCCAAGTACAAAATAGACACTTCAAAAAGCTACATGATAGGAGATAATCCAAGAGATGTAACTGCTGGTAAGAAAGCAGGGCTTGCTACTATCCTTATACACCAAGAGCCACATTCTGATGCTGACTATCATTTTCAAACTATATTGGAATGGTATGAGGCTATAAAAAGTTGGAATTTCTGA
- a CDS encoding integration host factor subunit beta, whose amino-acid sequence MTKAEVIQQILEQLAKKEINKDQTKEREYCQEVIEQFLKIVKQSLSEGNNIYIRGFGSFIVKKRAKKVARNIAKNQPMLIDEHYIPAFKPSKLFAERVKKNTQEIEKKLASKDKKHAQDITSDKKDKKTKKANK is encoded by the coding sequence ATGACAAAAGCAGAAGTAATTCAGCAGATTCTTGAACAGTTGGCTAAAAAAGAAATTAACAAAGATCAAACAAAAGAGCGAGAGTATTGTCAAGAGGTAATAGAACAATTTTTGAAAATTGTCAAACAAAGTCTTAGTGAGGGAAACAATATATACATACGTGGTTTTGGTAGCTTCATTGTAAAAAAACGCGCTAAGAAAGTAGCCCGTAATATCGCTAAAAATCAACCTATGCTAATTGATGAACATTACATTCCTGCCTTTAAGCCTTCTAAACTCTTTGCTGAAAGAGTAAAAAAGAATACGCAGGAAATCGAAAAGAAATTAGCTTCAAAAGATAAAAAACACGCACAAGACATTACAAGCGACAAAAAAGATAAAAAAACTAAAAAAGCCAATAAATAG